The Corynebacterium comes genome window below encodes:
- a CDS encoding L,D-transpeptidase: MLAFSRRLNGLLVSVATVATLLVAPAAAQAQPAIPASSSDLSGAVGSSQADLRDAAWDTRGQLHRQSSVLHPQAANAVLGAYDAAVEGAFPGLINQRTEAARPKPAPAPAPAPAPAPVPVVNNGPCPADARVCVDIDGRRTWLQRNGQVSYGPVSHAPGKPGQETPRGTFWVNRKVKDEISYEFNNAPMPYAVYFTYNGHAFHMGNLAYESAGCVRLAPNDAVTYFNELQIGDKVFIY; the protein is encoded by the coding sequence ATGCTCGCATTCTCTCGCCGTCTCAACGGTCTCCTCGTTTCCGTCGCCACAGTCGCAACTCTCCTGGTTGCACCTGCTGCTGCGCAGGCACAACCCGCGATCCCCGCCTCCTCCTCCGACCTCTCGGGCGCCGTCGGTTCCTCGCAGGCAGACCTTCGTGACGCCGCGTGGGACACCCGCGGCCAGCTCCACCGGCAGTCTTCCGTACTGCACCCGCAGGCCGCCAATGCCGTGCTCGGTGCATATGACGCCGCCGTGGAGGGGGCCTTCCCGGGGCTGATCAACCAGCGCACCGAGGCCGCCCGCCCCAAGCCCGCACCGGCACCGGCGCCGGCACCGGCACCGGCGCCCGTCCCGGTCGTCAACAACGGCCCCTGCCCGGCCGACGCCAGGGTGTGCGTGGACATCGACGGCCGCCGTACCTGGCTGCAGCGCAACGGTCAGGTCTCCTACGGGCCCGTCAGCCACGCCCCGGGCAAGCCGGGCCAGGAGACCCCTCGCGGCACCTTCTGGGTCAACCGTAAGGTCAAGGACGAGATCTCCTACGAGTTCAACAACGCGCCCATGCCCTATGCCGTCTACTTCACCTACAACGGCCACGCCTTCCACATGGGCAACCTCGCCTACGAGTCCGCCGGCTGTGTCCGTCTCGCCCCGAACGACGCCGTCACCTACTTCAACGAGCTCCAGATCGGCGACAAGGTCTTCATCTACTAG
- the rpsM gene encoding 30S ribosomal protein S13 translates to MARLAGVDLPRNKRMEIALTYIYGIGPTRAAQLLEETGVSPDLRTDNLTDEQVAALRDVIENTWKVEGDLRREVQADIRRKIEIGSYQGLRHRRGLPVRGQRTKTNARTRKGPKKTIAGKKK, encoded by the coding sequence ATGGCACGTCTTGCAGGTGTTGACCTTCCGCGCAACAAGCGTATGGAGATCGCACTCACTTATATCTACGGCATCGGCCCCACCCGTGCCGCCCAGCTGCTCGAGGAGACCGGCGTCTCTCCCGACCTGCGCACCGACAACCTGACAGATGAGCAGGTTGCCGCTCTTCGTGACGTCATCGAAAACACCTGGAAGGTGGAGGGCGACCTCCGCCGCGAAGTCCAGGCCGACATCCGTCGCAAGATTGAGATCGGTTCGTACCAGGGCCTGCGCCACCGTCGTGGACTGCCCGTCCGTGGCCAGCGCACCAAGACCAACGCACGTACGCGTAAGGGTCCGAAGAAGACGATCGCCGGAAAGAAGAAGTAG
- the infA gene encoding translation initiation factor IF-1 — translation MAKEGAIEVEGRIVEPLPNAMFRVELDNGHKVLAHISGKMRQHYIRILPEDRVVVELSPYDLTRGRIVYRYK, via the coding sequence ATGGCAAAGGAAGGCGCCATCGAGGTTGAGGGCCGGATTGTCGAGCCCCTGCCGAATGCAATGTTCCGCGTCGAGCTTGACAACGGACACAAAGTTCTCGCTCACATCAGTGGCAAGATGCGCCAGCACTACATCCGTATCCTGCCCGAGGATCGCGTCGTTGTGGAGCTGTCTCCGTACGACCTGACCCGCGGACGCATCGTCTACCGCTACAAGTAG
- the rpsK gene encoding 30S ribosomal protein S11 gives MPPKTRSGARRTGRRVVKKNVAQGHAYIKSTFNNTIVSITDTTGAVVSWASSGHVGFKGSRKSTPFAAQMAAESAARKAMDHGMKKVDVFVKGPGSGRETAIRSLQAAGLEVSSISDVTPQPHNGCRPPKRRRV, from the coding sequence ATGCCTCCGAAGACTCGCTCTGGCGCACGCCGTACCGGCCGTCGCGTCGTAAAGAAGAACGTGGCCCAGGGCCACGCCTACATCAAGTCCACCTTCAACAACACCATCGTGTCGATCACCGACACCACCGGTGCTGTCGTGTCCTGGGCATCGTCCGGCCACGTCGGGTTCAAGGGCTCCCGTAAGTCCACCCCGTTCGCCGCTCAGATGGCTGCCGAGAGTGCTGCCCGCAAGGCAATGGATCACGGCATGAAGAAGGTCGACGTGTTCGTCAAGGGCCCGGGATCGGGCCGCGAGACTGCAATCCGTTCCCTCCAGGCCGCCGGCCTTGAGGTGTCCTCCATCTCGGACGTGACGCCGCAGCCCCACAACGGTTGCCGTCCGCCCAAGCGCCGTCGCGTTTAA
- the rpsD gene encoding 30S ribosomal protein S4 — MARYTGPVTRKSRRLRVDLVGGDMAFERRPYPPGQAGRARIKESEYLLQLQEKQKARFTYGVMEKQFRRYYAEATRRPGKTGDNLVIMLESRLDNVIYRAGLARTRRQSRQLVSHGHFLVNGKRVNVPSFQVSQYDIIDVRDKSREMIWFEEAQDSLVDAVVPAWLQVVPSTLRILVHQLPERAQIDVPLQEQLIVEYYSK; from the coding sequence ATGGCTCGTTATACCGGTCCTGTAACCCGTAAGTCCCGCCGCCTCCGCGTCGACCTCGTCGGCGGAGATATGGCTTTCGAGCGTCGTCCCTACCCCCCGGGGCAGGCTGGCCGCGCTCGCATCAAAGAGTCTGAGTACCTCCTGCAGCTGCAGGAGAAGCAGAAGGCTCGTTTCACCTACGGCGTGATGGAGAAGCAGTTCCGTCGCTACTACGCCGAGGCCACCCGTCGCCCGGGTAAGACCGGCGACAACCTGGTCATCATGCTGGAGTCCCGCCTGGACAACGTGATCTACCGTGCAGGCCTCGCCCGCACCCGTCGTCAGTCCCGTCAGCTGGTCTCCCACGGTCACTTCCTCGTGAACGGCAAGAGGGTCAACGTCCCGTCCTTCCAGGTGTCCCAGTACGACATCATTGATGTCCGTGACAAGTCCCGTGAGATGATCTGGTTCGAAGAGGCACAGGACAGCCTCGTCGACGCCGTCGTGCCGGCCTGGCTGCAGGTCGTCCCGTCCACTCTGCGCATCCTCGTGCACCAGCTGCCCGAGCGCGCTCAGATCGACGTCCCGCTGCAGGAGCAGCTCATCGTCGAGTACTACTCGAAGTAA
- the eccB gene encoding type VII secretion protein EccB, with protein MSSALLPTTRAQVTGHRFLRRRVEHGLVFGDIRMIHDPLSARHRAVLFGLVATVLIAVGAGLLAWLRPAANPGDAPILQAVDGALFVRVDDRVHPVANLASARLIVGEPAQPARIGEDLLAATDRGVPLGIHPAPVSFGGGQEAELTWSACYGEDRVTVAAGDHVAPLGGHRGVLATAGGADWLLTTDGRRQLPHPDSPEGRIIRRALAITADTPRWVPPVEVLNAAAEHDPLTIPEVLPEEILDTGTGLWVRLPSGVSPVSETQAQALADAGVAVRRVPRADLAGHPDATHDLSLPALMPLWIDPAELTVCASDEGTVTTLRPAEHRPVTLSGEGVADEFLSSANSAIAVDTGHGHHVIDTTGLRHPVPHTAGLTALGMADTVPAPWAVIRLLPDGESLTAEAALRAAY; from the coding sequence GTGAGTTCTGCACTGCTGCCCACGACCCGGGCGCAGGTGACCGGTCACCGGTTCCTACGTCGCCGGGTGGAGCACGGGCTGGTCTTCGGCGACATCAGGATGATCCATGACCCGCTGTCCGCCCGTCACCGGGCGGTGTTGTTCGGCCTGGTGGCCACGGTTCTCATCGCCGTCGGCGCGGGCCTGCTCGCCTGGCTGCGCCCCGCGGCGAATCCCGGGGACGCGCCGATCCTGCAGGCCGTGGACGGCGCGCTGTTCGTGCGTGTCGACGACCGCGTCCACCCCGTGGCCAACCTCGCCTCCGCCCGGCTCATCGTGGGCGAACCGGCGCAGCCCGCACGCATCGGGGAGGACCTGCTCGCCGCCACGGACCGCGGCGTTCCCCTGGGCATCCACCCTGCCCCGGTGTCTTTCGGTGGCGGCCAGGAGGCGGAGCTGACCTGGTCCGCCTGCTACGGGGAGGACAGGGTCACGGTGGCCGCCGGGGATCACGTCGCACCGCTCGGTGGCCACCGCGGTGTGCTGGCCACCGCCGGGGGAGCGGACTGGCTGCTCACCACAGACGGCCGACGGCAACTCCCGCACCCGGACTCGCCGGAGGGCCGCATCATCCGCCGCGCACTCGCCATCACCGCGGACACCCCGCGGTGGGTACCGCCCGTGGAGGTGCTCAACGCCGCCGCAGAGCATGATCCCCTCACCATCCCGGAGGTGCTGCCGGAGGAGATCCTCGACACCGGCACCGGACTGTGGGTGCGCCTGCCTTCGGGTGTCTCGCCGGTCAGCGAGACGCAGGCGCAGGCACTGGCGGACGCTGGCGTGGCGGTGCGCCGCGTGCCCCGCGCAGACCTGGCCGGGCATCCCGACGCCACCCACGACCTGTCCCTGCCTGCCCTGATGCCGCTGTGGATCGACCCGGCCGAGCTGACGGTGTGCGCCTCCGACGAGGGGACGGTGACCACCCTGCGACCTGCGGAGCACCGCCCGGTCACCCTGTCCGGTGAGGGGGTGGCCGATGAGTTCCTCAGCAGCGCGAACTCTGCGATCGCGGTGGACACCGGGCACGGCCACCATGTCATCGACACCACCGGGCTGCGCCACCCTGTCCCGCATACGGCGGGCCTGACGGCCCTGGGGATGGCGGACACCGTACCTGCCCCGTGGGCGGTCATCCGGCTGTTGCCGGACGGTGAATCACTCACCGCCGAGGCCGCGCTGCGGGCAGCCTACTGA
- the map gene encoding type I methionyl aminopeptidase: protein MGFRSKKRAIAAKTPGELDAMQAAGEIVGRALQAVKAAAAPGVSTLELDAVAESVIREAGAVPSFLGYQGFPGSICASVNDVIVHGIPSEEQVLLTGDFISIDCGATLDGWVGDSAWSFGIGEVDEDVDKLNQATEWVLAEGLKAMVPGNRLTDVSHALEVATRRAEEKFGVKLGIVDGYGGHGIGRAMHEDPYLANEGRPGRGPRIQAGSVLAIEPMLTLGTTDSALLDDDWTVVTLDGSIAAHWEHTVAATEEGPRILTPRR, encoded by the coding sequence ATGGGATTCCGATCCAAGAAGCGCGCCATTGCCGCGAAGACCCCGGGCGAACTCGATGCGATGCAGGCGGCCGGCGAGATCGTCGGCCGGGCCCTGCAGGCGGTGAAGGCCGCCGCAGCCCCCGGGGTGAGCACCCTCGAACTCGACGCCGTCGCCGAGTCCGTCATCCGCGAGGCGGGGGCGGTCCCCAGCTTCCTCGGCTACCAGGGTTTCCCGGGGTCCATCTGCGCCTCGGTCAATGACGTCATCGTGCATGGCATCCCCTCTGAGGAGCAGGTGCTGCTCACAGGGGACTTCATCTCCATCGACTGCGGTGCAACGCTGGACGGCTGGGTGGGGGACTCGGCGTGGTCCTTCGGGATCGGCGAGGTCGACGAGGACGTCGACAAGCTCAACCAGGCGACCGAATGGGTGCTGGCCGAGGGCCTGAAGGCGATGGTCCCCGGCAACCGGCTCACCGACGTCTCACACGCCCTGGAGGTGGCCACCCGCCGCGCCGAGGAGAAGTTCGGCGTGAAGCTCGGCATCGTCGACGGTTACGGTGGCCACGGCATCGGTCGGGCGATGCATGAGGACCCGTACCTGGCCAACGAGGGGCGGCCGGGACGTGGCCCGCGCATCCAGGCAGGGTCGGTGCTGGCGATCGAGCCGATGCTCACGCTGGGCACGACCGACTCCGCACTGCTCGACGACGACTGGACGGTGGTCACCCTCGACGGCTCCATCGCGGCGCACTGGGAACACACCGTCGCCGCGACCGAGGAAGGCCCCCGCATCCTCACCCCCCGAAGGTGA
- a CDS encoding TIGR02611 family protein, with the protein MPSMRQMVYRRVDRIAYTHMRAKDGRHGYLVRPLTLVIGWSVLIIGLITIPLPGQGWLTTFLGVGILSLEQRWARRVLRAGVHQYDRFYFWFKRQPRRFRISVVSVLVLIIWAVFMFVVWGAWKMGSLDFLTPYAQRLGLVR; encoded by the coding sequence ATGCCTTCGATGCGTCAGATGGTCTACCGCCGGGTGGACAGAATCGCGTACACCCACATGCGGGCCAAGGATGGCCGCCACGGCTATCTGGTGCGACCTCTGACGCTGGTGATCGGTTGGTCGGTGCTGATCATCGGTCTGATCACCATCCCCCTGCCAGGTCAGGGCTGGTTGACCACTTTCCTCGGCGTGGGCATCCTCTCACTCGAACAGCGATGGGCTCGTAGAGTGCTCCGCGCCGGGGTGCACCAGTATGACCGCTTCTACTTCTGGTTCAAGCGGCAGCCGCGGCGCTTCCGCATCTCCGTCGTGAGTGTTCTCGTCCTCATCATCTGGGCCGTGTTCATGTTCGTGGTCTGGGGCGCATGGAAGATGGGCAGCCTCGACTTCCTCACCCCCTACGCGCAGCGCCTCGGACTGGTCCGATAA
- a CDS encoding adenylate kinase, whose translation MRLVLLGPPGAGKGTQAVILSEKLGVPHISTGDLFRANIGEGTPLGVEAKQYIDAGKLVPTDVTARMVKSRLGEPDAADGFLLDGFPRTVEQAEILKNLLAEEGHELDGVLNFQIAEDVVVERMLSRGRADDNEETIRTRLGVYRDETAPLIEHYGDKIISIEAEGEVEEINDRAVKALGR comes from the coding sequence ATGAGACTTGTACTCCTCGGACCCCCCGGCGCCGGCAAGGGCACCCAGGCCGTTATCCTCTCTGAGAAGCTGGGCGTGCCCCACATCTCCACCGGCGATCTCTTCCGCGCCAACATCGGCGAAGGCACCCCGCTGGGTGTCGAGGCCAAGCAGTACATCGACGCCGGCAAGCTCGTGCCCACCGACGTCACGGCCCGCATGGTCAAGTCCCGTCTCGGGGAGCCGGACGCAGCCGACGGTTTCCTCCTCGACGGCTTCCCCCGGACGGTCGAACAGGCGGAGATCCTCAAGAACCTGCTCGCCGAAGAGGGCCATGAGCTCGACGGCGTGCTTAACTTCCAGATCGCCGAGGACGTTGTCGTGGAGCGCATGCTCTCCCGCGGGCGCGCCGACGACAACGAGGAGACCATCCGTACCCGTCTCGGCGTCTACCGCGACGAGACCGCCCCGCTCATCGAGCACTACGGCGACAAGATCATCTCCATCGAGGCCGAGGGCGAGGTCGAGGAGATCAACGACCGCGCCGTGAAGGCCCTGGGCAGGTAA
- the rplQ gene encoding 50S ribosomal protein L17, whose product MPTPKKGARLGGSASNQKKILSNLAAALFEHGAIKTTDAKAKTLRPYVEKLITKAKDGSVAARRQVLTDVPHKDVVAYLFNELAPKFENRAGGYTRIIKLENRAGDNAPMSQISLVLEETVSSEATRAARAAASKQAVDESPAEETPSENVEINAEDTAADPTEPAEGDVSAEAPAQPGSVSEAEAEAKAEEK is encoded by the coding sequence ATGCCTACCCCTAAAAAGGGCGCCCGTCTCGGCGGCTCCGCGAGCAACCAGAAGAAGATCCTCTCTAACCTGGCTGCCGCGCTGTTCGAGCACGGTGCGATCAAGACCACCGACGCCAAGGCCAAGACCCTGCGTCCCTACGTGGAGAAGCTGATCACCAAGGCAAAGGACGGCTCTGTTGCCGCCCGCCGCCAGGTGCTCACTGATGTTCCGCACAAGGACGTCGTGGCCTACCTCTTCAACGAGCTGGCCCCGAAGTTCGAGAACCGTGCAGGTGGCTACACCCGCATCATCAAGCTCGAGAACCGCGCCGGCGATAACGCCCCGATGTCTCAGATCTCCCTCGTTCTCGAGGAGACCGTGAGCTCCGAGGCCACCCGCGCCGCCCGCGCCGCAGCTTCCAAGCAGGCCGTCGACGAGTCTCCGGCAGAGGAGACCCCGTCCGAGAACGTTGAGATCAACGCCGAGGACACCGCCGCCGACCCGACCGAGCCCGCTGAGGGCGACGTCTCCGCAGAGGCTCCGGCACAGCCGGGTTCCGTCTCTGAGGCAGAGGCAGAGGCCAAGGCCGAGGAGAAGTAA
- a CDS encoding DNA-directed RNA polymerase subunit alpha, translating into MLISQRPVLTEEYINPARSRFVIEPLEPGFGYTLGNSLRRTLLSSIPGAAVTSVKIDGVLHEFTTINGVKEDISEIILNIKGLVLSSDSDEPVVMYLSKEGPGEVTAGDIQPPAGVEIHNPDLIIANLNEHARLDIEFIVERGRGYVPAATTAGGGDIGRIPVDQIYSPVLKVSYKVEATRVEQRTDFDKLIIDVETKGSITARDAVASAGKTLVELFGLARELNTAAEGIEIGPSPQETEYIAAYGMPIEDLNFSVRSYNCLKRQEIHTVGELAECTESDLLDIRNFGQKSINEVKIKLAGLGLTLKDAPEDFDPSTLEGYDAETGDFVDIDEDAAEDSE; encoded by the coding sequence ATGCTCATTTCCCAGCGTCCTGTGCTCACCGAGGAGTACATCAATCCCGCTCGTTCCCGGTTCGTCATTGAGCCGCTCGAGCCGGGTTTCGGTTACACCCTCGGCAACTCGCTGCGCCGTACCCTGCTGTCGTCCATCCCGGGCGCGGCTGTCACCTCCGTCAAGATCGACGGTGTGCTCCACGAGTTCACCACGATCAACGGTGTGAAAGAGGATATCTCTGAGATCATCCTCAACATCAAGGGTCTGGTCCTGTCTTCCGACTCTGACGAGCCGGTTGTCATGTACCTGAGCAAGGAAGGCCCGGGAGAGGTCACCGCCGGCGACATTCAGCCGCCGGCCGGTGTGGAGATCCACAACCCGGATCTCATCATCGCCAACCTCAATGAGCATGCACGTCTGGACATCGAGTTCATCGTCGAGCGTGGCCGCGGCTACGTTCCGGCGGCCACCACCGCCGGCGGCGGAGACATCGGCCGTATCCCGGTCGATCAGATCTACTCCCCGGTGCTGAAGGTCAGCTACAAGGTCGAGGCCACCCGTGTCGAGCAGCGCACGGACTTCGACAAGCTGATCATCGATGTCGAGACCAAGGGCTCCATCACCGCCCGTGACGCAGTCGCGTCCGCAGGTAAGACCCTCGTTGAGCTCTTCGGCCTGGCCCGTGAGCTCAACACCGCCGCAGAAGGCATCGAGATCGGTCCCTCCCCGCAGGAGACCGAATACATCGCCGCCTACGGCATGCCGATCGAGGACCTGAACTTCTCCGTCCGTTCCTACAACTGCCTGAAGCGTCAGGAGATCCACACCGTCGGTGAGCTCGCAGAGTGCACCGAATCGGACCTGCTGGATATCCGCAACTTCGGTCAGAAGTCGATCAACGAAGTGAAGATCAAGCTCGCCGGCCTGGGTCTGACCCTGAAGGACGCACCCGAGGATTTTGATCCCTCCACCCTGGAGGGCTACGACGCCGAGACCGGCGACTTCGTCGACATCGACGAAGACGCAGCCGAGGATTCCGAGTAG
- a CDS encoding YgaP-like transmembrane domain produces the protein MLRNEAPLDRALRGVAAFVAANVAVNLPESKKPLQLVLLVLAAVLGATAVKGFCPVYHLLGMSTRTEGK, from the coding sequence ATGCTCCGCAACGAAGCCCCCCTCGATCGCGCCCTGCGCGGTGTCGCCGCGTTCGTCGCAGCCAACGTCGCGGTCAACCTCCCCGAATCGAAGAAGCCCCTCCAGCTGGTGCTGCTGGTGCTCGCCGCAGTCCTGGGTGCGACCGCGGTCAAGGGTTTCTGCCCCGTTTACCACCTCCTCGGGATGAGCACCCGCACAGAGGGGAAGTAG
- the truA gene encoding tRNA pseudouridine(38-40) synthase TruA: protein MDTDQLRLRLDLAYDGTDFHGWARQKPQDGTESLRTVQGVLEDALSLILRIDAVLTVAGRTDAGVHAAGQVAHLDVPADRLQQRTIDGDPMRLVRRLARLLPDDVRVHAVTLAPEGFDARFSALRRHYVYRLTTHPRGPLPTRARDTAHWPKPVDLSAMQSAAGVLVGLHDFAAFCKARPHATTIRELQAFTWHDVSTPTEPQLYEAHVTADAFCWNMVRSLVGTCLAVGEGRREATLPAHLLEESERSPLIPLAPAKGLSMVGVDFPADGDLAARTHITRDRRVL, encoded by the coding sequence ATGGATACCGACCAGCTGCGCCTCCGCCTCGACCTCGCCTATGACGGCACGGACTTCCACGGTTGGGCCCGTCAGAAGCCGCAGGACGGCACCGAATCACTGCGGACGGTGCAGGGGGTCCTGGAGGATGCCCTGTCGCTGATCCTGCGTATCGACGCCGTGCTCACCGTCGCCGGCCGCACCGACGCCGGTGTGCACGCCGCAGGGCAGGTGGCACACCTGGATGTGCCGGCGGACCGACTGCAGCAGCGCACCATCGACGGCGATCCCATGCGCCTGGTCCGTCGTCTGGCTCGTCTTCTCCCCGACGATGTGCGCGTCCACGCCGTGACGCTCGCGCCGGAGGGGTTCGACGCACGGTTCTCCGCGCTGCGCCGTCACTACGTCTACCGGTTGACCACCCACCCGCGGGGCCCGCTGCCCACCCGGGCGCGTGACACCGCGCACTGGCCGAAGCCGGTGGACCTCAGCGCCATGCAGTCGGCGGCCGGCGTACTGGTGGGTCTGCATGACTTCGCGGCCTTCTGCAAGGCGCGGCCCCATGCCACGACGATCCGCGAGCTGCAGGCCTTCACCTGGCACGACGTGTCCACGCCGACCGAGCCGCAGCTCTATGAGGCGCATGTGACGGCCGATGCGTTCTGCTGGAACATGGTGCGCTCGCTGGTGGGGACGTGCCTGGCGGTGGGGGAGGGGCGTCGAGAAGCAACGTTGCCGGCGCACCTGCTCGAGGAGAGCGAACGTTCCCCGCTCATTCCGCTGGCTCCGGCGAAGGGCCTGAGCATGGTCGGCGTGGATTTCCCTGCCGACGGGGATCTCGCCGCGCGCACACACATCACGCGGGACAGACGCGTGCTCTAG
- a CDS encoding DUF6541 family protein yields MELFPLVLIAALVFTVPGAILGWVSGLRLPWAAAGSVPLSFGVFGLGAWGLGQLDVRYTWGTFLLFWLAVVVLAMLWHGGFLLLRRRRPKDPESDEPLPKNRQGGVLDPAWLLPAAGVLTGMWLLIDRGLRFFRDVPGELENIVQGWDVHWHASMVRWFMDEGIADPTRQGELRNIETGDGMYYPSAWHVGAGLVGEAANLSPIAAMNLTSIVLPGMLLPLSVAMIAWKMVGRGGLTAQIAAGIGGIAVFASPVLMWIGYYVGAWPYLAAVSAAGVVIALFMHVPYRPVAAFAAMMSFLGLVQLHPSAVTIVVLALALWWLLYLVWAPSRPAETVRGKVAVRLQDVGWLAVAGGLGVALLLPQLLSGSSAGEEVSSFTAFEDVTREESWTKAIEMQTRHTDMFVDLNQTPLLWLAGIGAVALIVWRRNLWAPVFWFLSVAMTANALMLFGQPWGDWLNIIGNLHYATAHRLVMPVALVTFAAAGVGLAVLIRLISLAPLKMNDTWTRVSVALSVVLGIGAGWGTAVWATRDTVMDGAEWAINAPRQDDRMVSEADIRAFDWLAEQPGAYEGIIMGEPADGHGWMYAYNGLPSMMRHYLWPNVDRASATDLLYWHPDLLGVGNHGDPDQINNVDKAAAEMDVNFFFVSPWSFWAFQEPRFEMIDGLWTTRGVTPVYRDRNVAIFAVNQAFTDSELEQMRAPGNSPEELPPLLLDAAGDPVFHRPSKPDQGGEGALETPGNPALIPAPVEIPATRP; encoded by the coding sequence GTGGAGTTGTTCCCGCTGGTGCTCATCGCGGCGCTGGTGTTCACCGTGCCAGGTGCGATCCTGGGTTGGGTGTCCGGACTACGGCTGCCGTGGGCCGCTGCGGGCTCCGTGCCGCTGAGCTTCGGCGTCTTCGGCCTCGGTGCGTGGGGCCTCGGACAGCTGGACGTCCGTTACACGTGGGGAACCTTCCTGCTCTTCTGGCTGGCCGTGGTTGTGCTGGCCATGCTGTGGCACGGTGGATTCCTGCTGCTGAGACGGCGGCGCCCGAAGGACCCGGAATCCGATGAACCACTGCCGAAGAACCGGCAGGGCGGCGTGCTCGACCCTGCGTGGCTGCTGCCGGCGGCCGGAGTCCTCACGGGTATGTGGCTGCTCATCGACCGGGGACTCAGGTTCTTCCGTGACGTTCCGGGTGAACTGGAGAATATCGTCCAGGGCTGGGACGTCCACTGGCATGCCTCCATGGTGCGCTGGTTCATGGACGAGGGCATCGCGGACCCCACCCGGCAGGGTGAACTCCGGAACATCGAGACCGGCGACGGCATGTACTACCCCTCGGCCTGGCACGTGGGCGCGGGACTAGTCGGTGAGGCGGCGAACCTGAGCCCCATCGCTGCGATGAACCTCACCAGCATCGTGCTGCCGGGTATGCTGCTGCCGCTGTCGGTGGCGATGATCGCCTGGAAGATGGTCGGCCGCGGCGGGCTCACCGCACAGATCGCGGCCGGCATCGGTGGCATCGCGGTGTTCGCCTCCCCGGTCCTCATGTGGATCGGATACTACGTCGGCGCGTGGCCTTACCTGGCCGCGGTGTCTGCCGCGGGTGTGGTTATCGCGTTGTTCATGCACGTGCCCTACCGGCCGGTCGCGGCCTTCGCGGCGATGATGTCCTTCCTCGGTCTGGTACAGCTGCATCCCTCGGCGGTGACCATCGTCGTGCTGGCACTGGCACTGTGGTGGCTGCTGTACCTGGTGTGGGCCCCGTCCCGCCCTGCGGAGACGGTCCGCGGCAAGGTGGCGGTGCGCCTGCAGGACGTCGGTTGGCTGGCGGTGGCCGGCGGCCTGGGCGTCGCGCTCCTGCTGCCGCAGCTGCTCAGCGGCAGCAGCGCCGGCGAGGAGGTCTCCTCCTTCACCGCTTTCGAGGACGTCACCCGCGAGGAGTCGTGGACGAAGGCCATCGAGATGCAGACCCGCCACACGGACATGTTCGTGGATCTCAACCAGACGCCTCTGCTCTGGCTGGCCGGGATCGGCGCGGTGGCGCTCATCGTCTGGCGCCGCAACCTGTGGGCCCCGGTGTTCTGGTTCCTCAGCGTCGCAATGACGGCGAACGCCCTCATGCTCTTCGGACAGCCCTGGGGCGACTGGCTCAACATCATCGGCAACCTGCACTACGCCACGGCACACCGCCTGGTCATGCCGGTCGCACTGGTCACCTTCGCCGCCGCCGGTGTCGGCCTGGCGGTGCTCATCCGCCTCATCAGCCTGGCGCCGCTGAAAATGAACGACACCTGGACCCGGGTATCCGTGGCCCTGTCCGTCGTCCTGGGCATCGGAGCCGGCTGGGGAACCGCGGTGTGGGCGACCCGCGACACCGTCATGGACGGCGCCGAATGGGCGATCAACGCTCCCCGCCAGGACGACCGCATGGTCTCCGAGGCGGACATCCGTGCCTTCGACTGGCTGGCGGAGCAGCCGGGCGCCTACGAGGGCATCATCATGGGGGAGCCCGCCGACGGCCACGGCTGGATGTACGCCTACAACGGTCTGCCTTCGATGATGCGCCACTACCTGTGGCCCAATGTGGACCGTGCCTCCGCCACCGATCTGCTGTACTGGCACCCCGACCTGCTCGGTGTGGGAAACCACGGGGACCCGGACCAGATCAACAACGTGGACAAGGCCGCCGCGGAGATGGACGTGAACTTCTTCTTCGTCTCTCCGTGGAGCTTCTGGGCCTTCCAGGAGCCGCGCTTCGAGATGATCGACGGGCTCTGGACCACGCGGGGCGTGACGCCGGTGTACCGCGACCGGAACGTCGCGATCTTCGCCGTGAACCAGGCCTTCACCGACTCCGAGCTGGAGCAGATGCGCGCGCCCGGCAACTCCCCGGAGGAGCTGCCGCCCCTGCTTCTCGACGCCGCCGGTGACCCCGTGTTCCACCGACCCAGCAAGCCCGACCAGGGCGGTGAGGGGGCCCTGGAAACCCCCGGCAACCCCGCGCTGATTCCCGCTCCGGTTGAGATCCCCGCGACCCGGCCTTAG